A region from the Nocardioides coralli genome encodes:
- the ruvX gene encoding Holliday junction resolvase RuvX encodes MRAGVRLGLDPGDARVGVARSDPSGFLATPLETVRRGKGDLARVARLVRDEEAVEVVVGLPRSLSGGEGPAAAKVREFAARLAARVAPVPVRLVDERLTTVSAEAMLRDRGKKGQDRRAVVDMAAAVLILQHALDTERATGTPPGEHVEGEA; translated from the coding sequence ATGCGTGCCGGCGTACGGCTGGGGCTCGATCCCGGGGATGCCCGTGTGGGGGTCGCACGCAGCGACCCCTCGGGGTTCCTGGCGACCCCGCTGGAGACGGTCCGCCGCGGCAAGGGTGACCTGGCCCGCGTCGCCCGGCTGGTGCGTGACGAGGAGGCCGTGGAGGTGGTCGTCGGGCTGCCGCGATCGCTCTCCGGCGGGGAGGGTCCGGCGGCGGCGAAGGTGCGCGAGTTCGCCGCCCGGCTGGCGGCTCGGGTCGCCCCCGTGCCCGTCCGCCTCGTCGACGAGCGCCTCACCACGGTTTCGGCGGAGGCTATGCTCCGCGACCGGGGGAAGAAGGGACAGGACCGCCGGGCCGTCGTCGACATGGCCGCCGCCGTCCTGATCCTGCAACATGCACTGGACACCGAACGGGCCACGGGCACGCCTCCGGGTGAGCACGTCGAAGGGGAAGCATGA
- the mltG gene encoding endolytic transglycosylase MltG codes for MSDNDPLLTESGEELIPPEGGARRRRRRRLPGCVAALVALAVLVVLFYVGVTKGVELVRDQFADPADYPGPGQGKVVYTVEEGDTVADMGRGLKSAGVVASVQAFLNAASAEPGASSIQVGAYQFQKEMPAADALDVLLDPANILKNTVTIPEGLRVEDIVAILAKETDFNRARFERVLDDPRALGLPDYADGNPEGYLFPSTYDFGPKAKPQEMLAAMVDRWEQAASEANLEAAAERLGYTPHELMTVASLIEAEAARQEDRGKVARVIYNRLEGEETNGLLQIDATVNYATENDLGAVPTTEDLEVDSPYNTYQNPGLPPGPIEAPGDAAIQAAANPTDGGWFYYVTVNLRTGETKFAESYDEFLTYKNELREYCENESQGAC; via the coding sequence ATGAGTGACAACGACCCACTGCTCACCGAGAGCGGCGAGGAGCTCATCCCACCCGAGGGTGGCGCCCGACGACGTCGCCGCCGCCGGCTTCCCGGCTGCGTGGCGGCGCTGGTCGCCCTGGCCGTCCTGGTGGTGCTCTTCTACGTCGGCGTGACCAAGGGTGTGGAGCTCGTGCGCGACCAGTTCGCGGACCCCGCCGACTACCCCGGACCCGGTCAGGGCAAGGTCGTCTACACCGTCGAGGAGGGCGACACCGTCGCCGACATGGGCCGAGGCCTCAAGTCCGCTGGCGTCGTCGCGTCGGTCCAGGCGTTCCTCAACGCCGCCTCCGCGGAGCCGGGAGCCAGCTCCATCCAGGTCGGGGCCTACCAGTTCCAGAAGGAGATGCCGGCGGCCGACGCGCTCGACGTGCTGCTCGACCCCGCCAACATCCTCAAGAACACCGTCACCATCCCGGAGGGCCTGAGGGTCGAGGACATCGTGGCGATCCTCGCCAAGGAGACCGACTTCAACCGTGCCCGGTTCGAGAGGGTCCTCGACGACCCACGGGCGCTGGGTCTCCCCGACTACGCCGACGGCAACCCGGAGGGCTACCTCTTCCCGTCGACCTACGACTTCGGGCCCAAGGCGAAGCCCCAGGAGATGCTGGCCGCGATGGTCGACCGGTGGGAGCAGGCCGCTTCCGAGGCGAACCTCGAGGCGGCCGCGGAGCGGCTGGGCTACACCCCGCACGAGCTGATGACCGTCGCCAGCCTCATCGAGGCCGAGGCCGCACGGCAGGAGGACCGCGGCAAGGTGGCCCGCGTGATCTACAACCGGCTCGAGGGTGAGGAGACCAACGGCCTCCTGCAGATCGACGCCACGGTCAACTACGCCACCGAGAACGACCTCGGGGCGGTGCCGACGACCGAGGACCTCGAGGTCGACTCGCCCTACAACACCTACCAGAACCCCGGTCTGCCTCCCGGACCGATCGAGGCGCCGGGCGACGCGGCCATCCAGGCGGCCGCCAACCCGACGGATGGTGGCTGGTTCTACTACGTCACGGTCAACCTGCGCACCGGCGAGACCAAGTTCGCGGAGAGCTACGACGAGTTCCTCACCTACAAGAACGAGCTGCGGGAGTACTGCGAGAACGAGTCGCAGGGCGCCTGCTGA
- a CDS encoding shikimate dehydrogenase, protein MRCAVLGDPVAHSLSPVLHRAAYDATGLDWRYDALRVAAGGLEGLVAGLGEEWRGLSVTMPLKREALDVAAEASPVAELAGAANTLVRGTAGWSADNTDVPGAVAALRERLPSPPVVATILGGGATAASTALALCELGAGSLTLLVRSPARAAETLAAIDAHRARPAVRVGSLETDDVVGDLVVSTIPAEAQSPGLVARCAGVPALFDVVYDPWPTPLVAAAGDRPLVTGLDLLVHQAALQFSLFTGLAAPLAEMRAAGEAALGRSR, encoded by the coding sequence ATGCGCTGCGCCGTCCTGGGGGACCCGGTCGCCCACTCGTTGTCACCGGTCCTGCACCGGGCGGCGTACGACGCCACCGGCCTCGACTGGCGCTACGACGCGCTCCGGGTCGCGGCGGGGGGACTGGAGGGGCTCGTGGCCGGGCTCGGCGAGGAGTGGCGTGGGCTGTCGGTGACCATGCCGCTCAAGCGCGAGGCGCTCGACGTCGCCGCCGAGGCCTCTCCGGTGGCGGAGCTGGCGGGGGCGGCCAACACGCTGGTCCGTGGCACGGCCGGGTGGTCCGCCGACAACACCGACGTACCCGGCGCGGTGGCGGCGCTCCGCGAACGGCTTCCCTCGCCGCCGGTGGTGGCGACCATCCTCGGAGGTGGCGCCACGGCCGCGTCGACCGCGTTGGCGCTCTGCGAGCTCGGCGCCGGCTCGCTGACCCTCCTGGTGCGGTCGCCGGCGCGTGCCGCCGAGACGCTCGCGGCGATCGACGCCCACCGTGCGCGGCCCGCGGTGCGCGTGGGCTCCCTCGAGACCGACGACGTCGTCGGTGACCTCGTCGTGTCCACGATCCCGGCCGAGGCCCAGTCGCCGGGCCTCGTGGCCCGGTGCGCCGGGGTCCCGGCGCTGTTCGACGTCGTCTACGACCCCTGGCCCACCCCCCTGGTCGCCGCAGCCGGTGACCGGCCCCTGGTGACGGGGCTCGACCTGCTCGTCCACCAGGCGGCCCTGCAGTTCTCGCTGTTCACCGGGCTCGCCGCGCCCCTGGCCGAGATGCGCGCCGCCGGTGAGGCCGCGCTGGGGAGGTCGCGGTGA
- a CDS encoding prepilin peptidase gives MTVLLVLLAGVATAAAGLLVPTLIRALPEPEHDESAEDEDPKPLYVDVASRRGQRWRSALGSGAAGAVIALAVGWDWWLVALLPVVPVCTALAVIDWHTRLLPSRIVLPATAYGVVVGLLGWALSGDHTDVLRAAIGLVVARSFYWVLWFVHSAGMGFGDVRLAALLGFALGHLGWGELAVGLYAGFLVFGIPGLLLAVVRWDRSLLRSAFPFGPFMIIGALIGIVLGPAATAWFSS, from the coding sequence GTGACCGTGCTGCTCGTGCTCCTGGCAGGTGTGGCGACGGCTGCGGCGGGGCTGCTCGTCCCCACCCTCATCCGGGCGCTCCCTGAGCCGGAGCACGACGAGAGCGCCGAGGACGAGGACCCCAAGCCGCTCTACGTCGACGTCGCCTCCCGGAGAGGCCAGCGGTGGCGATCCGCGCTGGGATCCGGTGCTGCCGGGGCGGTGATCGCGCTCGCCGTCGGGTGGGACTGGTGGCTGGTGGCCCTGCTGCCGGTGGTCCCGGTCTGCACCGCCCTCGCGGTCATCGACTGGCACACCCGGCTGCTGCCCTCGCGGATCGTGCTGCCCGCCACGGCATACGGCGTGGTCGTGGGCCTCCTGGGGTGGGCCCTGAGCGGCGACCACACCGACGTGCTGCGCGCCGCGATCGGTCTGGTGGTCGCGCGGTCGTTCTACTGGGTGCTGTGGTTCGTGCACTCCGCGGGCATGGGCTTCGGCGACGTGAGGCTGGCGGCGTTGCTGGGTTTCGCCCTCGGACACCTCGGATGGGGTGAGCTCGCCGTCGGCCTGTACGCCGGCTTCCTGGTCTTCGGGATCCCCGGTCTGCTGCTCGCCGTCGTGCGGTGGGACCGCTCGCTGCTCAGGTCCGCCTTCCCGTTCGGCCCGTTCATGATCATCGGCGCCCTGATCGGCATCGTGCTCGGCCCGGCCGCCACGGCGTGGTTCTCGAGCTGA
- the aroC gene encoding chorismate synthase produces the protein MLRWLTAGESHGPSLVAILEGLPAHVAVTSDDIAEALARRRLGYGRGARMKFEQDEVSIIGGVRHGRTQGGPVAIQVGNTEWPKWERVMSADPVDPAELESLARNAALTRPRPGHADLVGMQKYAFEEARPILERASARETAARVALGRVATNFLDQAVSARVVSHVVELGGVRVPAGVVPGPDDVARLDDDPVRCLDPDTSKQMVATIDQAHQDGDTLGGVVEVVVHGLPPGLGSHVHWDRRLDARLAGALMGIQAIKGVEVGDGFELAATPGSRAHDEIVPTATGLRRTSGRSGGTEGGMTTGEVLRVRAAMKPIATVPRALRTVDVATGEEATAHHQRSDVCAVPAAGIVAEAMVALVLADAVLEKFGGDSLPETRRNAESYLDTLRFR, from the coding sequence ATGCTGCGTTGGCTCACTGCGGGCGAGTCCCACGGCCCGTCCCTGGTCGCGATCCTCGAGGGTCTTCCCGCCCACGTCGCGGTGACCTCCGACGACATCGCCGAGGCGCTCGCACGGCGTCGACTGGGCTACGGCCGTGGCGCGCGCATGAAGTTCGAGCAGGACGAGGTCAGCATCATCGGAGGCGTCCGGCACGGCCGCACCCAGGGCGGCCCGGTGGCGATCCAGGTCGGCAACACCGAGTGGCCGAAGTGGGAGCGGGTGATGTCCGCCGACCCCGTCGACCCTGCCGAGCTCGAGTCGCTCGCGCGAAACGCCGCGCTCACCCGGCCGCGCCCCGGCCACGCCGACCTGGTCGGCATGCAGAAGTACGCCTTCGAGGAGGCCCGTCCGATCCTCGAGCGGGCCTCGGCCCGTGAGACGGCGGCCCGGGTCGCCCTCGGTCGGGTGGCCACCAACTTCCTCGACCAGGCGGTCAGCGCCCGCGTCGTGTCCCACGTGGTCGAGCTCGGTGGCGTGCGGGTCCCGGCCGGCGTCGTCCCGGGTCCCGACGACGTCGCGCGGCTCGACGACGACCCGGTGCGCTGCCTCGACCCCGACACGAGCAAGCAGATGGTCGCCACGATCGACCAGGCCCACCAGGACGGCGACACGCTGGGCGGCGTGGTCGAGGTCGTGGTCCACGGACTGCCGCCAGGGCTCGGCTCGCACGTCCACTGGGACCGGCGGCTCGACGCCCGGCTGGCGGGTGCCCTCATGGGGATCCAGGCGATCAAGGGCGTCGAGGTCGGCGACGGCTTCGAGCTGGCGGCGACCCCGGGCTCGCGTGCCCACGACGAGATCGTGCCGACCGCGACCGGGCTGCGACGTACGTCGGGACGGTCCGGCGGCACCGAGGGTGGGATGACCACCGGCGAGGTGCTGCGGGTGCGCGCCGCGATGAAGCCGATCGCGACGGTGCCCCGGGCGCTGCGCACGGTCGACGTCGCCACGGGGGAGGAGGCCACCGCCCACCACCAGCGCTCGGACGTGTGCGCGGTGCCGGCCGCCGGCATCGTCGCGGAGGCGATGGTGGCGCTGGTGCTCGCCGACGCGGTGCTGGAGAAGTTCGGGGGCGACTCGCTCCCCGAGACCCGCCGCAACGCCGAGAGCTACCTCGACACCCTGAGGTTCAGGTGA
- a CDS encoding shikimate kinase, producing MSGPRVVLVGPMGAGKTTVAELLGRAWDLPVRDTDADIEAREGRTISDIFVDDGEQRFRELEVVAVSDALEQHDGVLALGGGAVLDPRTRDRLADHPVVFLRVGLADAVKRVGLGVGRPLLLGNVRARIKSLLDERTPVYEAVADHVVDTDGRDPDDIAREIRELLG from the coding sequence GTGAGCGGACCACGCGTCGTCCTCGTCGGGCCGATGGGGGCGGGCAAGACCACGGTCGCGGAGCTGCTCGGCCGTGCCTGGGACCTCCCCGTCCGCGACACCGACGCCGACATCGAGGCGCGGGAGGGCCGCACCATCTCCGACATCTTCGTCGACGACGGTGAGCAGCGGTTCCGGGAGCTGGAGGTGGTCGCCGTGAGCGACGCGCTGGAGCAGCACGACGGCGTCCTCGCGCTGGGCGGTGGGGCCGTGCTGGACCCCCGTACCCGCGACCGCCTGGCCGACCACCCGGTCGTCTTCCTCCGCGTCGGGCTCGCGGACGCCGTCAAGCGGGTCGGGCTCGGCGTGGGCCGGCCGCTGCTGCTCGGCAACGTTCGCGCGCGGATCAAGTCGCTGCTCGACGAACGCACGCCCGTCTACGAGGCGGTCGCCGACCACGTCGTCGACACCGACGGCCGCGACCCGGACGACATCGCCCGGGAGATCCGGGAGCTGCTCGGATGA
- the aroB gene encoding 3-dehydroquinate synthase yields MSETVMHVAGTSPYDVVVGRDLLDRLPSLLGGGVERVAVVHAEPQTDHARPVVEALAPHVEVLAVPVPDGEAAKTAEVAQRCWELLGEHGFTRSDAVVTVGGGAVTDLGGFVAATWLRGVRVVHVPTTLLGMVDAAVGGKTGINTAAGKNLVGSFHEPGGVLCDLATLDTLPPADLAAGLAEVVKCGFIADPAILELVEEHEPGDLTPHGPVVRELVERAVRVKVDVVTADLRETGGSGGHPGREVLNYGHTLGHAIERHEGYRMRHGDAVAVGCVYAAELAGRAGVLAPEVVARHRDVLARVGLPTSYDAASFEELHATMKVDKKARGSRLRFVVLRGLADPVILEGPSEEHLRAAYDAIAGGAA; encoded by the coding sequence ATGAGCGAGACCGTGATGCACGTCGCCGGGACCTCGCCGTACGACGTGGTCGTCGGCCGGGACCTCCTCGACCGGCTCCCGTCGCTGCTCGGCGGTGGCGTGGAGCGGGTCGCGGTGGTCCACGCCGAGCCGCAAACCGACCACGCTCGGCCCGTGGTGGAGGCACTCGCGCCGCACGTCGAGGTGCTGGCGGTCCCGGTGCCCGACGGCGAGGCCGCCAAGACCGCCGAGGTCGCCCAGCGCTGCTGGGAGCTCCTCGGCGAGCACGGCTTCACCCGTTCCGACGCCGTGGTCACGGTCGGTGGGGGCGCGGTGACGGACCTGGGCGGGTTCGTGGCCGCGACCTGGCTCCGGGGCGTGCGCGTCGTCCACGTGCCGACCACCCTGCTCGGCATGGTCGACGCGGCTGTCGGCGGCAAGACCGGCATCAACACCGCCGCGGGCAAGAACCTGGTGGGCTCCTTCCACGAGCCCGGCGGCGTGCTCTGCGACCTGGCCACGCTCGACACGCTGCCGCCCGCCGACCTCGCCGCCGGGCTGGCGGAGGTCGTCAAGTGCGGCTTCATCGCCGACCCCGCCATCCTCGAGCTCGTGGAGGAGCACGAGCCCGGCGACCTGACCCCCCACGGCCCCGTGGTGCGCGAGCTGGTCGAGCGGGCGGTCCGCGTCAAGGTCGACGTCGTCACGGCAGACCTGCGGGAGACCGGCGGCAGCGGTGGTCACCCGGGCCGGGAGGTCCTCAACTACGGACACACCCTGGGCCATGCCATCGAGCGTCACGAGGGCTACCGGATGCGCCACGGCGACGCCGTCGCAGTCGGGTGCGTCTACGCGGCCGAGCTCGCCGGCCGCGCAGGGGTGCTGGCGCCCGAGGTGGTGGCACGACACCGGGACGTGCTGGCACGGGTCGGGCTCCCGACGAGCTACGACGCGGCCTCCTTCGAGGAGCTGCACGCCACCATGAAGGTCGACAAGAAGGCCCGGGGATCCCGGCTCCGCTTCGTCGTGCTGCGCGGCCTCGCCGACCCGGTCATCCTGGAGGGGCCGTCCGAGGAGCACCTGCGGGCGGCCTACGACGCGATCGCAGGAGGTGCGGCATGA
- a CDS encoding type II 3-dehydroquinate dehydratase — protein MTRVLVLNGPNLGRLGRRQPEIYGTTTHDELARLCVAWGEELGLEVEARQTNHEGELLDWLNSAADDRTPVVLNAGAWTHYSWALHDACAQLTAPLVEVHISDPKQRPEGFRHTSVVEPHAVATIAGQGIQGYRVALERVASADG, from the coding sequence ATGACCCGTGTCCTGGTCCTCAACGGCCCCAACCTCGGCCGCCTCGGCCGGCGGCAGCCTGAGATCTACGGCACCACCACCCACGACGAGCTGGCCCGGCTGTGCGTCGCGTGGGGCGAGGAGCTGGGCCTGGAGGTGGAGGCACGGCAGACCAACCACGAGGGCGAGCTGCTCGACTGGCTCAACAGCGCTGCCGACGACCGCACCCCCGTCGTGCTCAACGCCGGCGCCTGGACCCACTACTCGTGGGCGCTCCACGATGCGTGCGCCCAGCTGACCGCCCCGCTCGTCGAGGTGCACATCTCCGACCCGAAGCAGCGCCCGGAGGGGTTCCGCCACACCTCGGTGGTCGAGCCGCACGCGGTGGCGACCATCGCGGGCCAGGGCATCCAGGGCTACCGGGTGGCGCTGGAGCGCGTGGCGTCGGCCGACGGCTGA
- the efp gene encoding elongation factor P: MATTNDLKNGMVLNIDGQLWSVLQFQHVKPGKGPAFVRTKIQNVESGKIVDKTFNAGTKVETATVDRRTMQYLYNDGTSYVFMDVQSYEQLEIDPAIVGEAKNFLLENNEAIVATNEGRVLFIELPPSVEMEISFTEPGVAGDSATGRTKPATLETGHQIQVPLFIDQGERVKVDTRDSSYLGRVKG; encoded by the coding sequence ATGGCGACGACGAACGACCTCAAGAACGGCATGGTGCTGAACATCGACGGGCAGCTCTGGTCCGTCCTGCAGTTCCAGCACGTGAAGCCCGGCAAGGGCCCGGCGTTCGTGCGCACCAAGATCCAGAACGTCGAGTCGGGCAAGATCGTCGACAAGACCTTCAACGCCGGCACCAAGGTCGAGACCGCCACGGTCGACCGCCGCACCATGCAGTACCTCTACAACGACGGCACGTCCTACGTCTTCATGGACGTCCAGAGCTACGAGCAGCTCGAGATCGACCCGGCCATCGTGGGTGAGGCCAAGAACTTCCTGCTCGAGAACAACGAGGCGATCGTCGCCACCAACGAGGGCAGGGTGCTCTTCATCGAGCTGCCGCCGTCGGTCGAGATGGAGATCAGCTTCACCGAGCCCGGCGTGGCCGGCGACTCCGCCACCGGCCGCACCAAGCCGGCCACCCTGGAGACCGGTCACCAGATCCAGGTGCCGCTCTTCATCGACCAGGGCGAGCGGGTCAAGGTCGACACCCGCGACTCCTCCTACCTCGGCCGTGTGAAGGGCTGA
- the nusB gene encoding transcription antitermination factor NusB — MPARSKARKRALDILFASELRGEDPVDALDRAIAEGEGPTNDYTAFLVRGVAEHRPRIDELLTQYAQGWSLARMPAVDRNVLRIGLFELLHVEDVPDTVAVTEAMALVRDLSTDESPQFVNGVLGALQRDKSSLAG, encoded by the coding sequence GTGCCTGCCCGTTCCAAGGCCCGCAAGCGGGCCCTCGACATCCTCTTCGCCTCCGAGCTGCGCGGCGAGGACCCCGTCGACGCCCTCGACCGGGCCATCGCCGAGGGCGAGGGGCCCACGAACGACTACACGGCGTTCCTCGTCCGCGGCGTCGCCGAGCACCGGCCACGCATCGACGAGCTGCTGACGCAGTACGCCCAGGGGTGGTCGCTGGCGCGCATGCCGGCCGTCGACCGCAACGTCCTCCGCATCGGCCTGTTCGAGCTGCTGCACGTCGAGGACGTGCCGGACACGGTGGCCGTGACCGAGGCGATGGCGCTGGTGCGGGACCTGTCGACCGACGAGTCCCCCCAGTTCGTCAACGGAGTGCTCGGCGCCCTGCAGCGCGACAAGTCCTCCCTCGCCGGCTGA
- a CDS encoding DUF1206 domain-containing protein — MDLSSAAKQAHHSDALDHAVRAGLVAYGLVHLVIGWLALQIAFGERKTSASSTGAMHALADQPVGAVLVWLVALGLLLLVVWRLLQAWQGHRQEDGADKKRKQAASLLKAAVYGALGFSALKVALGDSKSGSGTDGLTAQLMGMPGGQLIVGLVGLGVLGYGGHHAYQGISDKFLEKIDGEGRSGDTGTALRVIGKVGYIAKGLAIAVIGGLFGWAALTHDPKKSGGLDQALQRLADAPFGQLLLVVVAVGIACYGVYAFARARHLSRS, encoded by the coding sequence ATGGACCTCAGCAGCGCCGCCAAGCAGGCGCACCACAGCGACGCCCTCGACCACGCCGTCCGGGCAGGCCTGGTCGCCTACGGGCTCGTGCACCTGGTCATCGGGTGGCTGGCGCTGCAGATCGCCTTCGGCGAGCGCAAGACCTCCGCCTCCAGCACCGGGGCCATGCACGCCCTGGCCGACCAGCCGGTGGGTGCCGTGCTGGTGTGGCTGGTCGCGCTCGGCCTGCTGCTGCTCGTGGTGTGGCGCCTGCTCCAGGCCTGGCAGGGCCACCGCCAGGAGGACGGCGCCGACAAGAAGCGCAAGCAGGCCGCCTCGCTGCTGAAGGCCGCGGTCTACGGCGCGCTCGGCTTCTCGGCCCTCAAGGTGGCGCTCGGCGACAGCAAGTCCGGCAGCGGCACCGACGGTCTCACCGCCCAGCTCATGGGGATGCCCGGCGGTCAGCTGATCGTCGGGCTGGTTGGGCTGGGCGTCCTCGGCTACGGCGGGCACCACGCCTACCAGGGGATCAGCGACAAGTTCCTCGAGAAGATCGACGGCGAGGGCCGCAGCGGCGACACCGGGACCGCGCTCCGCGTCATCGGCAAGGTGGGCTACATCGCGAAGGGGCTGGCGATCGCGGTCATCGGGGGCCTCTTCGGCTGGGCTGCCCTCACGCACGACCCCAAGAAGTCCGGTGGCCTCGACCAGGCGCTGCAGCGGCTGGCCGACGCGCCGTTCGGGCAGCTCCTGCTGGTCGTGGTCGCGGTCGGCATCGCCTGCTACGGCGTCTACGCCTTCGCCCGCGCCCGCCACCTCTCCCGGTCCTGA
- a CDS encoding dihydrolipoyl dehydrogenase family protein, whose product MTTYDVDLVVVGLGPGGEYAAQKLAEEGLDVVGIERDLVGGECPFYGCVPSKMMIRAANALAEARRVGQLAGTASVTPAWEQVARRIDKQATDHWQDDSHAERLEAAGVRIVRGEGTLTGPGTVRVGEDEYVGRRGVVLNVGTSPAVPPVEGLSGTPFWTNREVVRVTELPTSLAVVGGGPIGCELAQVFARFGTEVTLLEMADGLLGGDEPEAGESLARVFADEGIDVRTGVQVDRVEHDGDFVVHTSDGEIRVQQLLVAAGRTPNLAGLGLETVGLDPEADSLDVDDRQRLADRLWAVGDITGRGPYTHVSMYQADVVVRDVLGRPGSADYRAVTHVTFTDPEVGAVGLTEAQARDAGIDVRVGRAELPESSRGWIHQAGAEGLLKLVADADRGVLVGATSVGPSGGEVLGLLALAVHAEVPLERLASMHYAYPTFHRAVDVAVSSLR is encoded by the coding sequence ATGACGACGTACGACGTCGACCTGGTGGTCGTCGGGCTCGGTCCCGGTGGCGAGTACGCCGCCCAGAAGCTGGCGGAGGAGGGGCTCGACGTCGTCGGCATCGAGCGCGACCTCGTCGGCGGGGAGTGCCCGTTCTACGGCTGCGTCCCGTCGAAGATGATGATCCGCGCCGCCAACGCGCTCGCCGAGGCCCGCAGGGTCGGGCAGCTCGCCGGCACTGCGAGCGTCACGCCGGCGTGGGAGCAGGTGGCGCGCCGGATCGACAAGCAGGCCACCGACCACTGGCAGGACGACTCGCACGCCGAGCGTCTGGAGGCCGCCGGCGTCCGCATCGTGCGCGGCGAGGGCACGCTCACGGGCCCGGGGACGGTGCGCGTGGGTGAGGACGAGTACGTGGGGCGTCGGGGGGTCGTCCTCAACGTCGGTACCTCGCCGGCCGTTCCCCCTGTCGAGGGCCTGTCGGGCACACCGTTCTGGACCAACCGCGAGGTCGTCCGGGTCACGGAGCTGCCCACCTCGCTGGCGGTCGTGGGTGGTGGCCCCATCGGGTGCGAGCTGGCGCAGGTGTTCGCCCGGTTCGGCACGGAGGTCACCCTCCTCGAGATGGCCGACGGGTTGCTGGGGGGCGACGAGCCCGAGGCCGGGGAGTCCCTGGCCAGGGTCTTCGCCGACGAGGGCATCGACGTCCGGACCGGGGTGCAGGTCGACCGCGTCGAGCACGACGGCGACTTCGTCGTCCACACCAGCGACGGCGAGATCCGGGTCCAGCAGCTGCTCGTCGCGGCCGGGCGCACCCCCAACCTCGCCGGTCTGGGTCTGGAGACCGTCGGGCTCGACCCGGAGGCCGACTCGCTGGACGTCGACGACCGGCAGCGCCTCGCCGACCGGCTGTGGGCCGTTGGCGACATCACCGGCCGGGGCCCCTACACGCACGTGTCCATGTACCAGGCCGACGTCGTCGTCCGTGACGTCCTCGGACGCCCCGGGTCCGCGGACTACCGCGCGGTGACCCACGTGACCTTCACCGACCCCGAGGTCGGGGCCGTGGGGCTCACCGAGGCGCAGGCGCGCGACGCCGGCATCGACGTCCGGGTCGGGCGTGCCGAGCTGCCCGAGTCCAGCCGCGGCTGGATCCACCAGGCCGGCGCCGAGGGGTTGCTCAAGCTCGTCGCCGACGCCGACCGCGGGGTGCTCGTGGGGGCCACGTCGGTGGGGCCCAGCGGGGGAGAGGTGCTGGGCCTGCTGGCGCTCGCCGTGCACGCCGAGGTGCCGCTGGAGCGGCTGGCCTCGATGCACTACGCCTACCCGACCTTCCACCGGGCGGTCGACGTCGCGGTGTCCTCGTTGCGCTGA